A single Cnuibacter physcomitrellae DNA region contains:
- a CDS encoding FHA domain-containing protein: MTAPEIRYRPGTLRAVVSPLGVAVLPDTIDAVLLDRIWRDLESGLGLEAVLESLTGAFGTSLRLIPPFAVIALDESGMDARVAVRGDLSIEAVEATGSEPVTVSGSDVTTWSERVLRSPRSLEVRSAQTAAPEELGIASGIVLASTLTLSFTPTPASTAQNAQHPHEDRAEAEHSTPTAAHPAPSSAQNAQLPPAVGSENEHSAPTLALPVTPPAPPSAQNAQLPPADGAESEHSAPTPALPATPPLPSSAQNAQLPPAVGAENEHSAPTPALPATPPVPATAQNAQHPREDGAESEHSEPEAHPEETISAPEETLAAAPEGAPTEALEPSSAQDVRRPDEDGAESEQSTGDEAQGGEVPEATVGELPDDAYDHLWGATVVKSVETAAVREVEEDDESPEPAAEPVVAPAPEPEPAAPAPAPEPSAWTAPPATGLIDSVPGFGTIGTPAPAPSAPAPAAPAAPEQRRPLAAPPAYTAEPTASAPATSPADDHDGLTVTVSELEAMRRLSAASDGAGAGQATADSGDEPVALGRIVLSTGETHVLDRPVIIGRRPRANRVQGDRMPLLIAVDSPEQDISRNHLEVRLEGRHVLVADMRTTNGSVLHREGTPPLRLSPDEAVLVLSDDLVDLGDGVTVRFEEIP; the protein is encoded by the coding sequence GTGACCGCACCCGAGATCCGCTACCGCCCTGGGACGCTGCGCGCCGTCGTCTCACCCCTCGGCGTCGCCGTGCTGCCCGACACCATCGACGCCGTGCTCCTCGACCGCATCTGGCGCGACCTCGAGTCGGGCCTGGGCCTCGAAGCCGTGTTGGAGTCGCTCACCGGGGCGTTCGGCACGAGCCTGCGCCTGATCCCGCCGTTCGCGGTGATCGCCCTCGACGAGTCGGGCATGGATGCGCGGGTCGCCGTGCGCGGGGACCTCTCGATCGAGGCGGTCGAGGCCACGGGCAGCGAGCCCGTGACGGTGTCCGGCTCCGACGTCACCACGTGGAGCGAGCGGGTGCTTCGCTCCCCTCGGTCGCTCGAGGTGCGCTCGGCGCAGACCGCCGCTCCCGAGGAGCTCGGCATCGCCTCGGGCATCGTCCTCGCGAGCACCCTCACCCTCTCCTTCACACCCACCCCCGCATCCACTGCTCAGAACGCGCAGCACCCCCACGAGGACCGCGCGGAAGCTGAGCACTCGACGCCCACCGCCGCTCACCCCGCACCCTCGAGTGCTCAGAATGCGCAGCTTCCCCCCGCGGTGGGCTCAGAAAATGAGCACTCAGCACCCACCCTCGCGCTGCCCGTGACACCACCCGCACCCCCGAGTGCTCAAAATGCGCAGCTTCCCCCCGCGGATGGCGCGGAAAGTGAGCACTCAGCACCCACCCCCGCGCTGCCCGCGACACCACCTCTACCCTCGAGTGCTCAGAATGCGCAGCTTCCCCCCGCGGTGGGCGCAGAAAATGAGCACTCAGCACCCACCCCCGCGCTGCCCGCGACACCACCCGTACCCGCGACTGCTCAGAATGCGCAGCACCCCCGCGAGGACGGCGCGGAAAGTGAGCACTCGGAGCCGGAGGCGCACCCCGAGGAGACCATCAGCGCGCCCGAGGAGACCCTCGCGGCGGCGCCCGAGGGAGCGCCCACGGAGGCGCTCGAGCCCTCGAGTGCTCAGGATGTGCGGCGTCCCGACGAGGATGGCGCGGAAAGCGAGCAGTCGACGGGGGACGAGGCACAGGGCGGCGAGGTGCCCGAGGCGACGGTGGGCGAGCTGCCGGACGACGCCTACGACCACCTCTGGGGCGCGACGGTCGTGAAGTCGGTGGAGACGGCGGCGGTGCGCGAGGTGGAGGAGGACGACGAGTCGCCCGAGCCCGCTGCCGAGCCCGTCGTGGCGCCGGCGCCCGAGCCCGAGCCCGCCGCGCCTGCCCCGGCCCCGGAGCCGTCCGCATGGACCGCCCCGCCGGCCACCGGCCTCATCGACAGCGTCCCCGGCTTCGGCACCATCGGGACACCCGCACCCGCACCGTCTGCACCCGCACCGGCCGCACCCGCGGCACCGGAGCAGCGCCGCCCCCTCGCGGCGCCCCCGGCGTACACGGCGGAGCCCACGGCATCCGCCCCCGCGACGAGCCCCGCCGACGACCACGACGGCCTCACCGTCACCGTCTCGGAGCTCGAGGCCATGCGCCGCCTCTCCGCGGCGAGCGACGGCGCGGGCGCGGGCCAGGCGACGGCGGACTCCGGTGACGAGCCCGTCGCACTCGGCCGCATCGTGCTCTCGACCGGCGAGACCCACGTCCTCGACCGCCCGGTCATCATCGGCCGACGGCCTCGCGCCAACCGGGTCCAGGGCGACCGGATGCCGCTGCTCATCGCGGTCGACAGCCCGGAGCAGGACATCTCGCGGAACCACCTCGAGGTGCGTCTCGAGGGACGCCACGTGCTCGTCGCCGACATGCGGACCACCAACGGCTCGGTGCTGCACCGCGAGGGCACCCCGCCGCTGCGGCTGAGCCCCGACGAGGCGGTGCTCGTGCTCTCGGACGACCTCGTCGACCTCGGCGACGGCGTCACCGTGCGCTTCGAGGAGATCCCGTGA
- a CDS encoding PP2C family protein-serine/threonine phosphatase codes for MTGDHRTTVAIETLTTRSGSATHTGLRRQTNEDSLLDAFPVFLVADGMGGHEAGEVASALAVEAFAAIAGGRSASVADVRSAFTRAGRAISNLRSTGTRRAGTTVSGAAVVENEGEAYWLVFNLGDSRTYRVHGNDVEQISVDHSVVQELVDEGEIDAAAAASHPGRNVITRALGAGGDHRPDFWLMPIEPGDRILICSDGVSGELDPAMIRRVLLEEAEPQAAAVRLVHEGMLRGGRDNLTAVVVDVADARRGAERPEHDDEDTVPRPPVTAGGRA; via the coding sequence ATGACCGGCGACCACAGGACGACGGTCGCGATCGAGACGCTGACCACGCGCTCGGGGTCGGCGACGCACACCGGTCTCCGCCGCCAGACCAACGAGGACTCGCTCCTCGACGCGTTCCCGGTCTTCCTCGTCGCCGACGGGATGGGCGGGCACGAGGCGGGCGAGGTCGCCAGCGCCCTCGCCGTGGAGGCCTTCGCCGCCATCGCGGGGGGCCGCTCGGCGAGCGTCGCCGATGTCCGCTCCGCGTTCACTCGCGCCGGGCGCGCCATCTCCAACCTCCGGTCGACGGGGACGCGACGTGCCGGGACGACGGTGTCGGGCGCCGCGGTGGTCGAGAACGAGGGCGAGGCGTACTGGCTGGTCTTCAACCTCGGCGACTCGCGCACCTACCGCGTGCACGGCAACGACGTCGAGCAGATCAGCGTCGACCACTCCGTGGTGCAGGAGCTCGTCGACGAGGGCGAGATCGACGCGGCGGCCGCGGCGTCGCATCCGGGGCGGAACGTCATCACCCGCGCACTCGGCGCCGGCGGCGACCATCGACCCGACTTCTGGCTGATGCCGATCGAGCCGGGTGACCGCATCCTCATCTGCAGCGACGGCGTCTCGGGCGAGCTCGATCCCGCCATGATCCGCCGTGTGCTGCTGGAGGAGGCGGAGCCGCAGGCCGCCGCCGTGCGGCTCGTGCACGAGGGGATGCTCCGGGGAGGCCGCGACAACCTCACCGCCGTCGTCGTCGACGTGGCGGATGCGCGCCGCGGCGCCGAGCGACCTGAGCACGACGACGAGGACACGGTGCCCCGACCGCCGGTGACCGCAGGAGGACGAGCGTGA
- a CDS encoding RDD family protein, whose translation MSDTSTVACLQCGSAVPRNAPFCLVCGTPVASRTHAAALGAPPAPDTSWRPAPAEAPIPRSSVLRAEYGWRVLAWLMDYAITAVIGLAVTIPIVSLGAIQVLPSGSLRVSIGPLGTLLILLAWYAYPIAMLFLQAFRGFSLGMLTCGIRVVDLATLRRPGIGRILIRDLVVFAGRLVFGIGELVVYLSPLWDSTRRLQGWHDKAARTWLIDVRRGPNPVTADPSRLVEDEWTPPGAPVPVPAGSGAPVPQHPSAPPTIAVPEPASFGAPAAPASFAAPAAPAAPGSFAAPAAPESAGFAPPAAPQSPRSEPAPFAPSAPAQPSGPGTAGPAITGPARIGDPQPTTPVQFGAFTPPPLPTGDAGSSGLIDSIPGFSAPRPPAGPETRDPAAGSGGDLDSTRLADSAPLGRAAVAASFTLDSGEVFPITSGGVIGRDPVPASGAMAIRLPGDALSVSKTHLEFGLDGGAVWVLDRNSTNGSSIVDPRGFERVLTSGRREVVGDGDRVRIGTRSFTVRSGLRSA comes from the coding sequence ATGAGCGACACGTCGACGGTGGCGTGCCTGCAGTGCGGGTCGGCGGTGCCGAGGAACGCGCCGTTCTGCCTGGTCTGCGGAACCCCGGTCGCCTCGCGCACCCACGCGGCCGCGCTCGGCGCTCCGCCCGCGCCCGACACGAGCTGGCGCCCGGCGCCCGCAGAGGCGCCGATCCCCCGCTCGAGCGTGCTCCGTGCCGAGTACGGGTGGCGGGTGCTCGCGTGGCTCATGGACTACGCGATCACGGCGGTGATCGGTCTGGCGGTGACGATCCCCATCGTGTCGCTCGGCGCGATCCAGGTCCTGCCCTCGGGCTCGCTGCGCGTCAGCATCGGACCGCTCGGGACGCTCCTCATCCTGCTGGCCTGGTACGCGTATCCGATCGCGATGCTGTTCCTGCAGGCGTTCCGCGGGTTCTCGCTCGGGATGCTGACGTGCGGCATCCGCGTGGTCGACCTCGCCACCCTGCGCCGTCCGGGCATCGGGCGGATCCTCATCCGCGACCTCGTCGTCTTCGCCGGGCGGCTGGTGTTCGGCATCGGCGAGCTCGTCGTCTACCTGTCACCGCTCTGGGACTCCACCCGTCGGCTCCAGGGGTGGCATGACAAGGCGGCGAGGACGTGGCTCATCGACGTGCGGCGCGGGCCCAACCCGGTGACCGCGGACCCGTCGCGTCTCGTCGAGGACGAGTGGACGCCTCCTGGAGCCCCCGTTCCGGTGCCGGCGGGGAGCGGCGCGCCCGTGCCGCAGCATCCCTCGGCGCCGCCGACGATCGCCGTGCCCGAGCCCGCGTCGTTCGGGGCACCCGCTGCCCCCGCTTCCTTCGCGGCGCCCGCGGCACCCGCCGCCCCTGGCTCCTTCGCGGCACCCGCCGCGCCCGAGTCGGCGGGCTTCGCCCCACCGGCAGCACCTCAGTCTCCCCGATCCGAGCCGGCGCCCTTCGCGCCATCGGCTCCCGCGCAGCCCTCCGGCCCCGGGACTGCCGGGCCCGCCATCACCGGGCCCGCGCGGATCGGAGACCCGCAGCCCACGACACCGGTGCAGTTCGGGGCGTTCACTCCCCCGCCGCTCCCCACGGGCGACGCCGGCTCCTCCGGTCTCATCGACAGCATCCCGGGCTTCTCCGCACCTCGGCCTCCGGCCGGCCCCGAGACGCGGGACCCGGCGGCGGGATCCGGCGGCGATCTCGACAGCACGCGCCTGGCGGACTCCGCTCCCCTCGGACGTGCGGCGGTGGCGGCGTCGTTCACGCTCGACAGCGGCGAGGTCTTCCCCATCACCTCCGGGGGCGTCATCGGGCGCGACCCGGTGCCCGCATCCGGGGCGATGGCGATCCGCCTCCCCGGCGACGCCCTCTCCGTGTCGAAGACGCACCTCGAGTTCGGCCTCGACGGCGGCGCCGTGTGGGTGCTCGACCGCAACTCCACGAACGGATCGTCGATCGTCGACCCCCGCGGGTTCGAACGGGTGCTCACCTCCGGCCGGCGCGAGGTCGTCGGCGACGGCGACCGCGTGCGGATCGGCACGAGGAGCTTCACCGTGCGCTCGGGGCTGAGGTCGGCATGA
- a CDS encoding transglutaminase family protein: MSDPSRRAARRAASPSSRPASAGGRRAAAAPGRQPGARRTGWPLAIDCLAMVALLIVAVLGFGPAFGGTGWMVAAGGGILLGLAIALLSVAFRWNVFFVVLGTIVAYFVFGSALAVPSRALLGVIPTGQSLRDLVLGIVFSWKDVLTLQAPVGGFPSTLVVPFLSTLVASVMAITFAVRFRRAAAWALLPATALLVTAIVFGTKETAAPLVQGLVFAGVALGWWAWRRFENRAEAAAGTAVTDSTKDAARLRSVRLATGAGLLVVAMGVGLTAAAVTPMSTRDVLRDQIVPPLDLHDYASPLVGFRKYVRDDKDVTLFTVKGLPDGARVRLATLDQYDGIVYNVAGDGSSGSGTFSRISDTIPSSGAQGQSASIDVTVDDYSGVWIPDAGYLDSFQFEGPRAQDLAESLHYNSVTGVALTTLGLQSGDSYSFDTVIPAKPNDEQLERKGIDQLSLPKSNGVPDEVTALAIQFAGEAQSPIAEVRNIETSLSQGGFFSHGLEGEATSRAGHGAERIASLVGADQMIGDDEQYAVTMALMVRSLGMPARVVMGFYPKEYAGQDAEQPITGDDVHAWVEVPFQGVGWVAFDPTPPEDQVPLEEAPKPKSDPKAQVLQPPPPPQEPAELPPDIRTDDTDQDPIVTTDWTWVLVLGIGGGILVLALLLLAPVVLIGLLKARRRKQRRFAPVPADRVSGGWDEIVDRAGDFGTRSPRGVTRRENALVLESAYPAAGIGSAARSADSAVFGPGDPTPEQVDAFWSEVDSIVASMAGSKSAWQRLRARLSLRSFQERAAERRAQRAARRTAARAAGRGGASEGGAR; this comes from the coding sequence GTGAGCGACCCATCGAGACGAGCCGCCCGCAGGGCGGCGTCCCCGTCGTCCCGTCCCGCCTCGGCCGGCGGCCGACGCGCGGCGGCCGCGCCGGGGAGACAGCCCGGTGCGCGCCGCACAGGATGGCCCCTGGCGATCGACTGCCTGGCCATGGTCGCCCTGCTCATCGTGGCCGTGCTCGGCTTCGGCCCGGCCTTCGGGGGGACGGGGTGGATGGTCGCCGCCGGCGGCGGAATCCTGCTCGGCCTCGCGATCGCCCTGCTCTCGGTCGCGTTCCGCTGGAACGTCTTCTTCGTGGTGCTCGGCACGATCGTGGCCTACTTCGTCTTCGGCTCCGCTCTGGCCGTGCCGTCGCGGGCACTGCTCGGTGTGATCCCCACCGGGCAGAGCCTCCGCGACCTGGTGCTCGGGATCGTGTTCTCGTGGAAGGACGTGCTGACGCTGCAGGCGCCGGTCGGCGGGTTCCCCTCGACGCTCGTCGTACCGTTCCTGTCGACCCTCGTCGCCTCCGTGATGGCCATCACGTTCGCCGTGCGGTTCCGGCGCGCCGCGGCCTGGGCTCTGCTGCCCGCCACCGCGCTCCTCGTGACCGCGATCGTGTTCGGCACCAAGGAGACCGCCGCCCCGCTCGTCCAGGGGCTCGTCTTCGCCGGTGTCGCGCTCGGCTGGTGGGCCTGGCGCCGGTTCGAGAACCGCGCGGAGGCCGCGGCGGGCACCGCCGTCACCGACTCGACGAAGGACGCCGCCCGCCTGCGCTCCGTGCGGCTCGCCACCGGCGCGGGCCTCCTCGTCGTCGCGATGGGCGTCGGCCTCACCGCGGCCGCCGTCACCCCGATGTCGACCCGAGACGTGCTGCGCGACCAGATCGTCCCCCCGCTCGACCTGCACGACTACGCCAGCCCGCTCGTCGGGTTCCGCAAGTACGTGCGCGACGACAAGGACGTGACCCTGTTCACCGTCAAGGGTCTGCCCGACGGGGCCCGGGTCCGTCTCGCCACCCTCGATCAGTACGACGGCATCGTCTACAACGTCGCCGGCGACGGATCCAGCGGCTCGGGCACGTTCTCGCGCATCAGCGACACCATCCCCTCCTCCGGAGCGCAGGGCCAGAGCGCCTCGATCGACGTCACCGTCGACGACTACTCCGGGGTGTGGATCCCGGATGCGGGCTATCTCGACTCGTTCCAGTTCGAGGGCCCGCGAGCCCAGGACCTCGCCGAGTCGCTGCACTACAACAGCGTGACGGGTGTCGCCCTGACCACTCTCGGCCTGCAGTCCGGCGACTCCTACTCGTTCGACACCGTCATCCCTGCCAAGCCCAACGACGAGCAGCTCGAGAGAAAGGGCATCGACCAGCTCTCGCTGCCGAAGTCGAACGGCGTGCCCGACGAGGTGACGGCCCTCGCCATCCAGTTCGCGGGCGAGGCTCAGTCGCCGATCGCCGAGGTGCGCAACATCGAGACCTCCCTGAGCCAAGGCGGCTTCTTCAGCCATGGGCTCGAGGGCGAGGCCACATCGCGCGCCGGACACGGCGCCGAGCGCATCGCCTCCCTCGTCGGCGCCGACCAGATGATCGGCGACGACGAGCAGTACGCGGTCACGATGGCGCTCATGGTGCGCTCCCTCGGCATGCCCGCCCGCGTGGTGATGGGCTTCTACCCCAAGGAGTACGCGGGCCAGGACGCCGAGCAGCCGATCACCGGCGACGACGTGCACGCCTGGGTCGAGGTGCCGTTCCAGGGCGTCGGCTGGGTCGCCTTCGACCCGACGCCGCCGGAGGACCAGGTGCCCCTCGAGGAGGCGCCGAAGCCGAAGTCCGACCCCAAGGCGCAGGTGCTGCAGCCACCGCCCCCGCCGCAGGAGCCGGCGGAGCTCCCGCCGGACATCCGCACCGACGACACGGACCAGGATCCGATCGTCACGACCGACTGGACCTGGGTGCTCGTCCTGGGCATCGGCGGCGGCATCCTCGTGCTCGCCCTGCTGCTGCTGGCGCCGGTCGTGCTGATCGGACTGCTGAAGGCCAGACGGCGGAAGCAGCGCCGGTTCGCGCCTGTCCCCGCCGATCGGGTGAGCGGGGGCTGGGACGAGATCGTCGACCGCGCCGGCGACTTCGGCACACGCTCCCCGCGCGGCGTGACGCGCCGTGAGAACGCCCTCGTGCTGGAGTCCGCGTATCCGGCCGCGGGCATCGGCTCCGCGGCGCGATCCGCCGACTCGGCGGTGTTCGGCCCCGGCGACCCGACACCCGAGCAGGTGGACGCGTTCTGGTCCGAGGTCGACTCGATCGTCGCGTCCATGGCAGGCTCGAAGTCGGCATGGCAGCGCCTCCGCGCGCGACTGTCGCTCCGCTCGTTCCAGGAACGGGCCGCGGAGCGCAGGGCGCAGCGGGCGGCGCGGCGCACGGCGGCGCGGGCAGCGGGTCGCGGCGGCGCCTCGGAAGGGGGAGCGAGATGA
- a CDS encoding DUF58 domain-containing protein: MTFVRTTLARAGAGAARLRDSRAAQWCLETALPRIVGVWRRVWGVAGPILSIPSAFGWAVLAAAVVALVLGAVFGWLELTTIGFVGLVVLLVAVGFVVGRSSFRVDLDLALTRVVVGERAVGRIAVTNTGARSTLPARIELPVGASFASFHLPRLEPNGQHDDLFGIPTTRRSIITVGPVRSVRGDALGLLRREVRWTDPQELFVHPRTISIEGSSSGFLRDLEGIASKDLANDDVSFHALREYVPGDDRRYIHWKTSARTGTLMVRQYEETRRSHLAIALSTSSSDYLDPEEFELAVSTCGSLGLQALREERDLTVLVPGRALHTETGRRLLDDLSGVELTSSRQSIVQLAKATGNAVPNASVAVLVFGADVTATELQTASVHLPLGVRTIAVSCVPGQTVSRRQIGDLVLLSIGELAELPPALRRVNAA; encoded by the coding sequence ATGACCTTCGTGCGCACCACCCTCGCCCGTGCCGGAGCGGGAGCCGCCAGGCTGCGTGACAGCCGGGCGGCACAGTGGTGCCTGGAGACGGCCCTCCCCCGCATCGTCGGGGTCTGGCGGAGGGTCTGGGGCGTCGCCGGCCCCATCCTGTCGATCCCCTCGGCCTTCGGCTGGGCGGTGCTCGCCGCCGCCGTCGTCGCCCTCGTCCTCGGCGCGGTGTTCGGCTGGCTCGAGCTGACCACCATCGGGTTCGTGGGCCTCGTGGTCCTGCTCGTGGCGGTCGGGTTCGTGGTGGGGCGGTCCTCGTTCCGCGTCGACCTCGATCTCGCCCTCACCCGCGTGGTGGTCGGCGAGCGCGCGGTCGGCCGCATCGCGGTGACCAACACGGGCGCCCGGTCGACCCTCCCCGCCCGGATCGAGCTGCCCGTCGGCGCATCGTTCGCGTCGTTCCACCTCCCCCGGCTCGAGCCGAACGGCCAGCACGACGATCTCTTCGGCATCCCCACCACCCGCCGGTCGATCATCACGGTGGGCCCCGTCCGGTCCGTGCGCGGCGACGCGCTCGGACTGCTCCGCCGCGAGGTGCGCTGGACGGATCCCCAGGAGCTGTTCGTGCATCCGCGCACCATCAGCATCGAGGGCTCCTCCTCGGGGTTCCTGCGGGATCTCGAGGGCATCGCGTCGAAGGACCTCGCCAACGACGACGTCTCCTTCCACGCCCTCCGCGAGTACGTGCCCGGCGACGACCGCCGGTACATCCACTGGAAGACATCGGCCCGCACGGGCACCCTCATGGTGCGCCAGTACGAGGAGACGCGGCGCTCGCACCTCGCCATCGCGCTCTCGACGTCGTCCTCCGACTACCTCGATCCCGAGGAGTTCGAGCTCGCCGTGTCGACCTGCGGGTCGCTCGGGCTGCAGGCGCTCCGCGAGGAGCGCGACCTCACCGTGCTCGTGCCCGGCCGTGCCCTGCACACGGAGACGGGGCGACGCCTGCTCGACGACCTGTCGGGGGTGGAGCTGACGTCCTCCCGCCAGTCGATCGTCCAGCTCGCGAAGGCGACGGGCAACGCGGTGCCGAACGCCTCGGTCGCCGTGCTCGTCTTCGGCGCCGACGTCACCGCCACGGAGCTGCAGACCGCATCCGTGCACCTGCCGCTCGGCGTGCGGACCATCGCCGTGAGCTGCGTGCCCGGCCAGACCGTCTCCCGTCGCCAGATCGGCGACCTCGTGCTGCTGTCCATCGGCGAGCTGGCCGAGCTGCCGCCCGCCCTGCGGAGGGTGAACGCCGCGTGA
- a CDS encoding AAA family ATPase, producing the protein MTMTPEQATWFAGTFDRLVQNVGQAVLGKQEVIRLTLMALIAEGHILLEDAPGTGKTSLAKALAATVQGTHQRIQFTPDLLPSDVTGVTIYDQKTGAFEFHRGPIFASIVLADEINRASPKTQSALLEVMEESRITVDGVVHEVGRPFLVIATQNPIEQAGTYRLPEAQLDRFLIKTSIGYPDIASVEQILAGSAVRNPSATLSAAITTQAVADMADLASTVHVDSAVLRYAAQLAEETRNAPEVRLGVSVRGSMAIIRAAKVWAAAQGRPFVLPDDIKDLAAPVWLHRFVLDPEAEFSGTTAPQVLSRILADVAAPQSRQPVA; encoded by the coding sequence ATGACGATGACACCGGAGCAGGCGACCTGGTTCGCCGGCACCTTCGACCGCCTCGTGCAGAACGTCGGGCAGGCCGTGCTAGGAAAGCAGGAGGTGATCCGGCTCACGCTCATGGCGCTGATCGCCGAGGGGCACATCCTCCTGGAGGATGCACCGGGCACGGGCAAGACCAGCCTCGCCAAGGCCCTCGCCGCGACCGTGCAGGGCACGCATCAGCGCATCCAGTTCACGCCCGACCTGCTGCCCTCCGACGTCACGGGTGTGACGATCTACGACCAGAAGACCGGCGCGTTCGAGTTCCACCGCGGCCCGATCTTCGCCTCGATCGTCCTCGCCGACGAGATCAACCGCGCCTCGCCGAAGACCCAGTCGGCCCTGCTGGAGGTGATGGAGGAGTCGCGCATCACCGTGGACGGCGTCGTGCACGAGGTGGGCCGCCCGTTCCTCGTCATCGCCACGCAGAACCCCATCGAGCAGGCGGGGACCTACCGCCTCCCCGAGGCGCAGCTCGACCGCTTCCTCATCAAGACCTCGATCGGCTACCCGGACATCGCCAGCGTCGAGCAGATCCTCGCCGGGTCCGCGGTGCGGAACCCGTCGGCGACCCTCTCCGCGGCGATCACCACCCAGGCGGTCGCCGACATGGCCGACCTCGCCTCCACGGTCCACGTGGACAGCGCCGTCCTGCGGTACGCGGCGCAGCTCGCCGAGGAGACCCGGAACGCGCCCGAGGTGCGCCTCGGCGTCTCCGTCCGCGGCTCGATGGCGATCATCCGCGCGGCGAAGGTGTGGGCAGCCGCGCAGGGCCGGCCTTTCGTGCTCCCGGACGACATCAAGGACCTCGCCGCACCGGTGTGGCTCCACCGCTTCGTGCTCGATCCCGAGGCCGAGTTCTCGGGCACCACCGCCCCGCAGGTGCTCTCGCGCATCCTGGCCGACGTGGCCGCGCCGCAATCGAGGCAGCCCGTCGCATGA